The following proteins come from a genomic window of Lolium rigidum isolate FL_2022 chromosome 5, APGP_CSIRO_Lrig_0.1, whole genome shotgun sequence:
- the LOC124652070 gene encoding casein kinase 1-like protein 1, with product MEPPVGNKFRLGRQIGSGSFGEIYLGTNIQMNEEVAIKLENVKTKHPQLLYESKIYRILQGGTGIPNVRWFGVEGDHNVLVMDLLGPSLEDLFDFCSRKLSLKTVLMLADQMINRVEFVHSKSFLHRDIKPENFLMGLGRRANQVYVIDFGLAKKYRDTLTHQHIPYRENKNLTGTARYASLNTHLGIEQSRRDDLESLGYVLMYFLRGSLPWQGLKAGTKKQKYEKISEKKVATSIEALCRGCPTEFTTYFHYCRSLRFDDTPDYSYIKRLFRDLFIREGFQFDYVFDWTILKYQQSQIASAQ from the exons ATGGAACCGCCGGTTGGGAACAAGTTCCGGCTCGGCCGCCAGATCGGGAGCGGCTCCTTCGGGGAGATCTATCTCG GGACCAATATCCAGATGAACGAGGAGGTCGCCATTAAGCTG GAAAATGTAAAGACAAAACATCCTCAGTTGCTCTATGAATCAAAGATTTACAGGATTTTACAAGGAGGAA CTGGAATACCAAATGTCAGATGGTTTGGTGTCGAAGGAGACCACAACGTCTTGGTTATGGATTTGCTGGGGCCAAGCCTCGAGGATCTATTTGATTTTTGCAGCCGCAAATTGTCGCTTAAGACTGTACTTATGCTTGCCGATCAGATG ATAAATCGAGTGGAGTTTGTCCATTCCAAGTCTTTTCTGCATCGAGACATCAAGCCAGAGAATTTTCTCATGGGCCTTGGTAGGCGAGCTAATCAG GTATATGTTATAGACTTTGGTCTTGCTAAAAAGTACAGGGATACTTTAACTCATCAACACATCCCATACAG AGAGAATAAGAACTTGACTGGGACAGCAAGATATGCAAGTCTGAACACTCATCTTGGCATTG AACAAAGCCGAAGAGATGACTTGGAATCTCTTGGATATGTACTCATGTACTTCCTAAGGGGAAG CCTACCATGGCAAGGTCTGAAAGCAGGAACAAAGAAGCAAAAGTATGAGAAGATCAGTGAGAAAAAAGTTGCAACATCAATTGAG GCTTTATGTCGTGGGTGTCCTACCGAGTTCACAACATATTTCCATTATTGCCGCTCGCTCCGGTTTGATGACACGCCTGATTATTCCTACATTAAGCGACTCTTCCGTGACCTCTTTATCCGCGAAG GTTTTCAGTTTGATTATGTATTTGACTGGACAATACTGAAGTACCAGCAATCACAGATTGCTAGTGCACAATGA